Within the Catalinimonas niigatensis genome, the region AGTAGAAAGAGAATGCCTAGTACTACTGCATCATTGGTAAAAAGTGGTGCTTCTTCAGCGACTTGTTCCATATCTTTTTCTTAAAAGCTCAAAACTAATATTTTCGGACAGAGTAACGAAAAAATGCTTCCATTTTGTTTTTCTTCAATTCTGGACAGAACAATTCATTGGTAAGTTCGGCGGATAAGTCAAAATTTTAGCTTGATAATCTTTACTAGCTTTGTTACTGATAAAGTATGCCGAGATGAAGCCACAATGAGAAAAACTGTCATCATATTTTTACTATTATTCATCAGTATCAGCACAACGCACGCACAGCGTCTGCCATTTTTTACGCATTACTATAATAATCCTTATCTCTACAATCCTGCGTATGCAGGTTACGACAAACATACTGTATTTTACCTGACGCATCGGCAGCAGTGGCTGGGGATAGAAGGCGCACCAGTCAGCTCTCAGCTCAGCTTTCACTCTCCGATGGGCAATGCCAACCCTCTTTTTATAGGAGCTGATATCATAGACGATCGTCTGGGAGCACTAAAGCACAATGCAATCAAATTCTCATTAGGTTATATGCTTCCTCTTTCTTCTGAGCATGAACATTATCTCAAAACTGCTTTTTCTACAGGCATAGGAATGCACAGCTATGATTTAGCCGGTATGGATATTGGCGATGACATTATCTTACAATCTGCTCTTAATAATCGTACTTTTCTGGATGGCAGAGTAGGTTTTCACTATCACAATCGTGGTTTTAACCTGAGTGCATCTCTGCCTCATCTGTTTAGCCCTCCTCCTGTGTTTTTAGATGGGTTCAGCAATGTAGCTTTTGACCAGTTTAGCCGAATGATATTTAGCAGCCATTACCGTTTTAATTTTAACCCGGAAGGCACGCTGGCTTTTGAGCCTACTGTGCTCTACCACTATTCCAAAGAAGATGTAAGTCAGTTGGAAGCTTTGGGCATATTATATGTCAAAAATGCGTTTTGGGTAGGTGGTGGTTATCAGCAGCAAAGTGGTATCAGTGGTACTGCTGGAGTACAGGTAAAAGGTTTGAAAATCAGCTACGCCTACACTATGGGCGGCAGCGAAGTATCTCCCTATGGAATGGGTACTCATGAAGCTCAGGTTGGTATTGTCATAGGTAAGAAGAAAGAAGTGTTGAAAAGAAAGCCAAGACTTTCTACCCAGAATACGATTGATGATATTCCTGATCAGGCTCTCCTGGAAAAACATGCCAAGAGCAAGGAAAAAAGACGGAAGAAAGAAAGTAAGGCAGAAAGCGTACCCGACAGAAAAAAGGTAAGCCCTTCACCGACAGTAGTGGAAACCCAGCCTAGCCCTGTGGACAACAAAACAGCCGATAATGATACAGTAATTGAGGAAAATAAAACAGAAGAAAGAACCATATCCCAAGCTGTTGAGCAAAAGCCTGCTACCAGCCAAACTCAACCAAGCGCACAAGTTGGGTCTCAGCAACAAAAGAAAGACTACGAGGATATTAAGTTTGATTCTTTTGATAGTGATAAGAAAGGAGTGATTCAACTAGGCGAGCCCACCAAAGCTCCTGCTATTGGCACGAATAATAACACTCAAGCCAAGCCCATAATAGATGAGCAAGCTGTAATTGCTACTCCAAGTCAGCAAAATAAGACAG harbors:
- a CDS encoding PorP/SprF family type IX secretion system membrane protein, whose translation is MRKTVIIFLLLFISISTTHAQRLPFFTHYYNNPYLYNPAYAGYDKHTVFYLTHRQQWLGIEGAPVSSQLSFHSPMGNANPLFIGADIIDDRLGALKHNAIKFSLGYMLPLSSEHEHYLKTAFSTGIGMHSYDLAGMDIGDDIILQSALNNRTFLDGRVGFHYHNRGFNLSASLPHLFSPPPVFLDGFSNVAFDQFSRMIFSSHYRFNFNPEGTLAFEPTVLYHYSKEDVSQLEALGILYVKNAFWVGGGYQQQSGISGTAGVQVKGLKISYAYTMGGSEVSPYGMGTHEAQVGIVIGKKKEVLKRKPRLSTQNTIDDIPDQALLEKHAKSKEKRRKKESKAESVPDRKKVSPSPTVVETQPSPVDNKTADNDTVIEENKTEERTISQAVEQKPATSQTQPSAQVGSQQQKKDYEDIKFDSFDSDKKGVIQLGEPTKAPAIGTNNNTQAKPIIDEQAVIATPSQQNKTEEKPAQQIEWDTTPQNKTNNVADTHPLAMKNGFYIIAGTFSTQANAEKLADKLKAQGFFPEVGYHSEKQYFYVHIFQSANKDEALKELERLKQNAAFQQSWILNVEP